Within Flavobacterium pisciphilum, the genomic segment GAATATGATGGGTCGTTTGGGATGATTAATTCAAATGGGTATAAAGGGAATATTAACCTAGGGTCTAATTTTGGTAAGTTCTATGTTCAGGGTGGTTATTCTTATTTACACCGCGATTCATTTAGGATGTCTTCTAATTATGTTTCTTCAAAAAATGAAGATGGGGGAAAAAGAGACAATTCCTATCAGACTGACCAGAAAATTAGTTTTAAAGTAGGGTGGACTCCCACTGAAAAAAGTGAGTATGCAATAGGGTATATTAATCAGAAAGGCGAGAAAGGAAGTCCTGTTTATACAGGGAATGATATTCTTAATGCACTTTATGCAAAGCCTCGTTATTGGCAATGGCCAAATTGGGATAAGGAGAGTTATTATTTTATTTCCAATTCAAAATTTGATGACAAGAACGGTTTTAAAGCAAGAGTATATTACGATAGATTTAAAAACAAGTTAGATAGTTACGATGATAACTCCTATTCTGCCCAAACCAAACCATATGCATTTCAGAGTAATTATAATGACTATACTTATGGAGGGAATTTGGAATACCACACCCAGATAATTCCGAAAAATGATTTCAAAATTGCATTTCATTTTAAAGAAGATGTACATAGAGAGAATAACCTTGGAGAACCAGTGCGTAATTTTACAGACAATACAATCTTGATTGGAATTGAAGATGTTTATAAAATTTCAAATAAACTAACATTAGTTCCAGGTGTGAGCTACAATATCAGAAAAAATAAAGAAGCAGAAGATTATAATAGTACAACAAAAGTAATTTCAGATTATCCAACAGCTGAAGCCAGTGATGCTTTCAATGCGCAAATAGGTGTTTTTTATATGCTAAATGAAAATCAAAAACTAGGAGCTACGGTTTCTCAGAAAACACGGTTTGCAACAATCAAAGACCGTTATTCATACCGAATGGGAACAGCAATTCCCAACCCAGATTTAAAGCCTGAAAAAGTAGTGAATTATGAAATAAATTATACAACAAACCTTTTTAGTAAAATAACATTTCAAACTGCTTTATTTTATAGCAATCTTACCGATGCAATTTTAAATGTGAGTAATGTTGCCCCAGGAAAATCGCAAATGCAAAACTTTGGTAAAGCTGAATATATGGGAGTAGAAGCACAAGTGAATTATTCGATCCTGCAAAATTTATCTTTGAATGTTAATTATACTTACATTGAAAGGAATAATTTAACTGATCCAACGATTCACTTTACTGATGTGCCAAACACAAAAGTGATGGGTATATTAGAATATCAGCCTATTAAATTATTGAAGTTAATCGTGAACTCTGAGTTTAACTCCTCTAGAATTAGTACTAGTTACGGTACGAGAGTTTCAGATTATACGCTTTTAAATATGTATGGTTCAGGTAAAATCGCTAAAAACTTTAGTATTGATGCTGGAGTAAATAATATATTCGATAAAAATTACAGTCTTGTAGAAGGATATCCTGAGGAGGGGCGTAATTTTTTTGTAACACTACGTTTTTTTAACTCTAAATAATTATAAAATAAATCAAATTCATATGAAAGTACAAACTTACATTCTAGTTCTTTTTATTGCATTAACATGCAGTATGTGTAATACTTCTAAAAAAGAAGATGTTGTTGCTACGGAAAAAAACACTGCAATGGGAAAAGAAAGTTGTAGTTCGCCATTAACAGTTGCTGATAGTTTAAAATTGGTTAATCATCAGATTGAAGTAAAAGGGGAAGTTGAGTTTCCATTACAATTAATTGTAGATTCATTGCGTAAAATGAAAGTAGCGACAATATCTGATTTTAAAGTGATCTGTCAGAGTGGAGGAGTTAAGAAAGATGACAAAACAGCTAAAGGAGTATTGCTAAAAGATATTTTGGAGAAGGCTAAAATCAAACAAAGCGGACATAAAGACCGTAACTTTTATATCGTAGCTAGAGCTTCAGATGGTTATATGGCTACATTTTCATGGGCAGAAATTTTCAATAATCCAACGGGAGAAAATGTCTATGTTCTTTTTGAAGAAAACGGAAAACCTGTAAGAAATGGAGAGATGATTATAATTTGTAAAAATGATATTAAAACAGGTCCACGTCATGTGTCTTGGCTTAAAAGCATTGAAGTTTATAAAGTAAAATAGTTTTTTTCAAGGTTTAAAGCAGTAAAGCGACATAGATTCAAAGCTTCAGACACAATAATAATACGTTCGCAAATTTGTATTTATTGTACGAAAGTTAAAACTTTGGTCGTTATTAACTTTAAATAATGAAATTCTTTATTATTTTTACCACATAATTTAAGCAAACTATGAGTTCTAACTTTGATAAATTTCAAAAACGCAGGTTAATTTCCTCTTATTTTTCGGTTGTATTAAGTGTATTTCTGGTTTTATTCCTTTTGGGAGTACTAGGATTATTTATTATTAATTCTAAAAAACTAGCGGATGACTTTAAAGAAAAAATCGCGATGACGGTTTTCTTTAAGAACGAGGCTAATGATAGTATCATAAAAGCATTCAATGCCGAATTAAAAAGAGCTCCTTTTGCAAGATCATTTGTTTATGTAACTAAAGAAGAGGCAGCTAAACAACATACTGATATTATTGGTGAAGATTTCTTAACATTTTTAGGAGAAAATCCATTATTGAATTCATACGATATTCACTTAAAAGCAGACTATGTAGTTAAAGATAGTATTGCTAAAATAGAAGGTCGCTTACGTAAAAATGTTATGATTTCGGATATTGTTTATGATAAACAATTGGTGAATTTGGTGAATGATAACATCAAGAAAGTAAGTATGTGGATTTTAATTGTGAGCGGGTTTTTGACTGTAATTGCGGTACTACTTATTAATAGTTCATTACGTTTATCAATACATTCAAATCGATTTATCATTAAAACAATGCAAATGGTTGGTGCTACAAAATCGTTTATTCGTAAACCATTTGTAATGCGAAGTATAAAATTAGGACTAATTGGTGCTGGTTTGGCAATTGTTGCTTTAGTTGGACTTTTGATTTACGTAGATACGAACTTCCCGGGACTTGGAATACTGGAAGATAAAGCACTTATCGGACTTGTTTTATTGACAGTTCTAGGAATCGGAATTTTAATAACTTGGTTAAGTACACACTTTGCAACCCAACGATTCTTGAATTTAAGAACTGACGATTTATATTAATAAAACACTGATTTGCCTTTGATCTTGTTCAAGGTGACAAAAAAATAAAAATGAAAAATAAAGAAGAACAAAATAAAAAGGAATTTCTTTTTGATAAAGTAAATTATAAAATTTTATTGATTGGAATTGGTGTAATTGCATTAGGTTTTATCCTGATGGCAGGTGGTGGAAGTAATGATCCAAATGTTTTTAATGAAGCTATCTTTAATTTTAGACGTATTCGTTTGGCCCCAACTACTGTTTTAATAGGTTTTGGAATTACAATTTATGCTATTCTTAAAAATCCTAAAAAAGCATAAATGAATACTTTACAAGCTATTGTTTTAGCCATTATTGAAGGAATTACAGAATTTTTACCTGTTTCTTCAACTGGCCACATGATTATTGCCTCATCTTTTTTTGGAATTGCCCATGATGATTTTACAAAACTATTTACAATTGTAATTCAGCTAGGAGCTATTCTTTCGGTAGTAGTTTTGTACTTCAAACGTTTTTTTCAAACACTTGATTTTTATTTTAAATTATTGGTTGCCTTTATACCAGCTGTTGTTTTAGGATTATTATTAAGTGATTTTATAGATGGTTTATTAGAAAATCCAGTAACAGTTGCAATTTCACTTTTAATAGGAGGACTTATTTTATTAAAGGTTGATGAATGGTTTAATAAACCAAATACAGCTGAAACTTCACAAGAAATAAGTTATTTGCAAGCTTTTAAAATTGGATTGTTCCAGTGTTTGGCAATGATTCCAGGAGTTTCAAGAAGTGGTGCAAGTATAGTAGGAGGAATGTCGCAAAAATTGTCAAGAACAACAGCTGCAGAGTTTTCATTCTTTCTAGCAGTTCCGACCATGTTTGGAGCTACTGCAAAAAAATGTTACGATTATTATAAAGCTGGATTTGAATTATCACATGATCAGGTTAATTTATTGATTATAGGTAATATTGTTGCTTTTATAGTAGCACTTTTGGCAATTAAAACCTTTATAGGATTTTTGACTAAAAACGGATTCAAAGTATTTGGATACTACCGTATTATTGCAGGAATTGTATTGTTGTTAATACATTTCTTTATTCATCCGCTTACCATTATATAATGATTACTCCCGAAGATTTTTTAAACGGACAAATTTTACTGATAGATAAGCCTTTAAATTGGAGTTCTTTTCAAGCAGTGAATAAATTAAAATACGCATTAATAAATAAAGTTGGACTTCCTAAGAAATTCAAAATTGGTCATGCAGGAACGTTAGATCCTTTGGCAACTGGATTATTGCTTATTTGTACTGGGAAGTTTACCAAAAGAATTGCAGAGTTACAAGGTCAGGCCAAAGAGTACACTGGTACTTTCTTTATTGGAGCTACGACACCTTCTTATGATTTAGAAACCGAAATAGATCAAACTTTTCCAACAGAACATATCGATGAGGTATTGATTCATGAAACGGTAAAGCAATTTTTGGGCGAAATAGATCAAAAACCACCAATATATTCGGCTATTAAAAAAGATGGAGTTCGTTTGTATGAGCATGCTCGTGCAGGAGAAACCGTTGAAATTGCAAGTCGAAAAACTACAATTCACGAATTTGAAATTACAAGAATTGCACTTCCAGAAATCGACTTTAGAGTGGTTTGTAGTAAAGGAACTTATATTCGCTCACTTGCCTTTGATTTTGGAAAAGCAATGAATTCAGGCTCGCATTTAACAGCTTTACGAAGAACCAAAATTGGAGACTACGATGTAAAGAATGCTACTGATGTTACTTTGTTTGAAGAGAGTTTATAAAGACTTTTATTTTGAATAGCAGCTTCTAGATATATCTATGAGATTGTTTTAAGATTCTTGGTTTCGTTTTTTTTTTGTAATTTAGAATTATGCTTTGAAAACAAAAAATATGAAGAATCTATTTCAGATGGTTTTTTTGATATTGACAATGTCGTGTTATTGCCAAATTAAAAATCAAAAAATTGTATCTACTGATATTGATAATTTTTGGAATGCTTACGAGAAAATTATTTCTACAAACGATAGCGTAAAACAATATAATTTTTTGAAAGAATTATATATTGACAAAGGAACCCTAGGTTTAAAAAGTTTAATAGAAGTTCGAAATTATACTTCAAAAGATTTCATTAATGCTATAAATAAATATCCTAAATTCTGGAATTCGTTAAAGTTAAACACTTTAAATTGCGAAAATCTTTATCCAGAAATTGAAGCTGATATTAATAAACTCAAAGAAGCTTACTCTAGTTTAAAACCTGCAACTATTTATTTTTCTATTGGGGCATTTAGAACCAATGGTACTGTGCGAGAGGATCAGATTTTAATTGGAAGTGAGTTGAGCTTGGCAGATGAAACTACTATTATTGATGAATTACCTCAGTGGAGACAGTCTTTTTACAAAGAATATAATCCAAGAAAAAATATTGCGTTGCTATGTACGCATGAGTATATACACACGCAACAAAAAGAATTAGTTGAAAAATTACTTTCAATGTGTTTGTACGAAGGTGTTGCTGAGTTTATTTCTTGCAAAGTAACGGGTAAGGAAACAAATACTCCAGCAATAGCATATGGGAAAAATAATCAAAACAAAGTAATAGAGCAATTTATTTCAGATTTATATATTGTAACTAATAATTATAATTGGTTATGGGGTGAGAATAAAAACACTTTAAAAGTTAGGGATTTAGGGTATTATGTTGGTTATGAAATTTGCGAGCGTTACTACAATTTATCAAAAGACAAAGTTAAGGCTATTAAGGATCTTATAGAGCTTGATTATAATGATGAAAAAGAAGTAGAACGAATCGTCGATGCGACAAAACTATTTCCAGAAAGATTAGAAAAATTAAAACGCAATTACGAAAAAATGCAACCAACAGTTGTAGCAATATCGCCCTTTAAGAACGGTAGTAAAAAAGTAAAATATGGATTAACTGAGATTACAATCACTTTTTCAGAGTCATTAAACGGATATAATACAGGTTTAGATTTTGGGCCACTAGGTAAAGAGTTTTGCCCAAAAATAGAAGCTGAAAAAACTTGGACGGAAGATTTTAAATCTTGGACTTTTAAAGTTGATTTAAAACCAAATCAAAAATACCAAATTTTAATTACAGATAGTTTTAGAAAGCAAAACGGAATAAGATTAAAGCCGTATTTGATGGAGTTTCAAACTGGTGAATAATCCATACCTTATAAAAACAACAAAGCACATTACAATAAAGATAATGTGCTAAGTCATAATTTTAAAAGTATTGTTATTCATACTGTGCTTTTAGAAGTTAATAATGAGACATGTTTTTCCCTCCGAATAAAAATGTCGAAAAAAAATTGTAAAACCTTTCAAATAACTTTTTCATAATAGGTTGTTTTTAAATTGTTAGACATTAAATAAACACTAATAAAAAAAGCAAATAATAGAAATGGGATTCTTGCTACAAGATACGATTTTTTTTATTAAAAACAAATAATTTTAAGCATTAGTTATTTGTTGTCAGTATGTTAGGTGTTTTTTGGTCTTGGAGGTTTATGTTGTAATGATTAAAATTGTGATTGTATTTAACGGTTTCCCATTATTTCCATGATCTCATTTTGAGTTGAAATTCCTTTATCGTGCAAGTACCACAATTGTAAATTTGTTTTGACAGTTTCATCAAATGCTCCAAACTCTTTTTTGTAGTTATTCACTAATTCGCTTGCACCTTTTGGGCGAGGCCCCCAATCAGCAAGAACTTCAAGTTTTTCTTTGTCAATTATAATTAACTTCGGAATTGCTTTTCCTCCATTTGTTAAAAACAAATTCATTAGATCTGGATTTTCATCACGAAGTACAATTTTTAGTTCGATTTTATCATTAGATGCTGCTGCCATTTTATAAATAATTGGTAATAATTGTGCAGCATCTCCGCACCAACCTTCAGAAATAACGAGCCAAATGTAGTCTCTATGAAGGTTTTGCAGCTTAGAAATTGTTGTTTCGGTAATTTTTATTGTTTTTTCTAACCGATTCATTCGAGTTTCGTTCAAACTACTATAATGTGTTAGATCTACAGACTGTTCGGATCCTGTTGATTTTCCTTCTGCCAATAAATCAGTAACTAGTTTTCGATATTCGATGTATGAATAGCTGTTGGACAGTGCATTGGTGATACTCTTTTGCATAAATTTATTTTTTTATGTGGAATACAAAATTACAGATTTAAAAGAAATGGATACTGATTTTTGTCATATTGCATCCTAAATGTATTATTTAAATCAAGCTTTTTAAGTAAAAGATAGAAGATAAATTAATTTTTTTAAAACACTATTTTTAAAAATCAGAATATGTCTATATTTGCACAAACCAACGCAACATAGAAATGAAATACAAAAGAATTCTTCTTAAGTTAAGTGGAGAAGCTTTAATGGGAGATTTACAATACGGAATTGACCCAAAAAGATTGGACGAATATGCTGAAGAAATTAAGCAAATTCATGCTAAGGGAGTAGAAATTGCCATTGTAATTGGAGGAGGAAATATTTTCAGAGGAGTTTCTGGGGTAAGTTCAGGAATGGATAGAGTACAAGGCGATTATATGGGAATGCTTGCTACCGTAATTAATGGAATGGCATTGCAAGGAGCTTTGGAGAATAAAGGAATGTTAACACGTTTGCAAACGGCTCTAAAAATCGAATCAATTGCAGAACCTTATATTAAAAGAAGAGCAGTACGTCATCTTGAGAAAAACAGAATTGTGATTTTTGGGGCTGGTACAGGAAATCCATACTTTACAACAGATACTGCAGCAGTTTTAAGAGGTATTGAAATTAATGCAGATGTGATCTTAAAAGGAACACGCGTAGATGGTGTTTATGATTCTGATCCAGAAAAAAATGCAGCTGCTGTAAAATTTGACTTCATCTCTTTTGAAGATGTACTTAAAAAAGGATTAAATGTAATGGACACTACTGCCTTTACATTAAGTCAGGAAAATAAATTACCAATCGTAGTTTTTGATATGAATAAAATCGGGAATTTATTGAGAATTTGCGAAGGTGAAAATATCGGAACTGTAGTAAATATATAGATTGCTTGAATTAAGGATTTTAAGAAAGTAATAATCCTTAAAAGAAAGAATCTTTTTAAAAAATTAAAGTATATTAGTTGTATTCATTTTTAGAAAATCAAACAATCTAAAAATTTAAAAATCTAGAAAAAAAATGACTGAAGAAATCGAATTTATCTTAGATAGCACTAAAGAATCAATGGCAAATTCTATCGCGCATTTAGAAAAAGAATTTCTAAATATTCGTGCAGGAAAAGCATCTCCAGCAATGCTAGGAAGTGTTTTTGTAGATTATTATGGTTCAGCAACACCATTATCACAAGTAGCAAAAATTAGTGTTCCTGATGCAAGAACAATTACTTTGCAACCTTTTGAAAAAAATATGTTGCAAGCAATTGAAAAAGCAATTATGGTAGCCAACATTGGATTCAATCCAATGAATAATGGAGATGTGATTATTATAAGTGTTCCACCATTAACAGAAGAGCGTCGTAGAGATTTAGCTAAACAAGCAAAATCAGAAGCAGAAGATGCTAAAATTGGTGTGAGAAACGTTCGTAAAGACGCTAACACAGAAATTAAAAAATTAGAAAAAGAAGGAACTTCAGAAGATGTTTGCAAAAGCGCAGAAGAAGAAGTACAAAGCCTAACTAACAGTTATATTAAAAAAATTGATGAGTTATTAGCTAATAAAGAAGCTGAAATCATGAAGGTTTAACCTTTTTATAATAATTAGAAAATCCGTCTTGTTAATTTTATACGAGACGGATTTTTTTATGCTTACTTTTGTGTTAGTAAAGCCTAATCTGTAATATTGTTTTCTGTATGAAGTTATTGTGTTTCTTAGCATTATTTTTCACGCTTTCTATACAAGCGCAATTCCAGATAAACGGAATTGTAACAGAAAAAGCTACTAACAAACCACTTCCCTTTGCTACAATCGTTGCCGATGATGGGATGAATACCATCACTGATGTTGATGGAAAATTTATATTGCAATCTACCTCTAGTATCGAGTATTTTACGGTTTCTTATATTGGTTATACTCCAGTTGTACTATATACTTCTACTAATAAAAAGTTTTATAAAGTTGGTTTAGTAGAATCTACAGCTGCTTTGAAAGAAGTTGTTATCTCAAACGAAAATCCTGCTCTTGCCATTATTAGGAAAACCATTGCGAGTAAGAATATAAATAATCCACAAAAAAAGCTAACTAGTTTTGAGTATAAAGCATATAATAAATTAATTGTAACAGCTAATCCAGATTCTATAAATTCAAGGCTAGATTCTATCTTTGTTCAAGAAGCAATAGGAAGGAGATTTGTTAAAGTTGATTCGGCCAATTATAAATTCAAAGAGATTTCTAGTAAGCAACATTTGTTTCAGACAGAAAAAGTATCGCAATATCAATTTGGGAATAATAAACTAAAAGAAACTATTTTAGGGACGAAAATGGCAGGGTTTAAGCAGCCTATTTATGAAATTATTGCTTTTAATTTACAGTCTATTTCTATATATGATTCGAATTATGAACTTTTCGAAACAAAGTATAATAGCCCAATTGCCAAAGATGCTTTAAAAGATTACAACTACAAATTACTAGATACAGTTCTGATAAAAGGTAGAAAAACCTTTATGGTTTATTTTAAAAACCGAATGAAGAAATCGGAGTTAGGGTTAGAAGGACTGCTTTATATAGATCAGGATAGTTATGCTATTGCAAAAGCAGTAATGCGGATTAAAGGCGTACTTGATATTAGTGGAACTCATGAGTTTGATTATATTCCAGAAGAGAAAATATGGTTTCCAAAGAGTACTTCTTTCAAAATTATAAAAGGTAAAAACGACGACGATATTAAGATTCTTGGTGGGACAATCCAGTTTGATGGAGATGCTGAGCAAGAAGATACACATAGAAAGAAAGGAGCTTCAGATTACACTTATTTAGAGTCAGAAAGCAACAATTTTGATGTGCATTATAATACACCAATAGAAATAAAAAATTCTTCTTTATATATTGAGATTAAAGATGATGCCATAAAGAAACCTGAAAGTTTTTGGAATAAGTATCGAAAAGATAGTTTGGATATACGCTCCCAGAAAACGTATATGTTACTAGATAGTATTTCCTTAAAGAAAAGGATTGAAAGCAAAATTAGATTTGGAAGAAAGATTATTAATGGGTATTTGCCAATAAGCGTAGTTGATTTAGATTTAAGAAAATTATTCAGCTATAATAATTACGAAGGATTCCGATTTGGCTTAGGAGGTGTTACTAATGAACTTTTTTCAAAAAAATATAAGATTGGTGGTTATACTGGATATGGAACTAAAGATGGAGGTTTTAAGTATAATTTAGACTTGTCAACTCGAGTAGAGCGATTTTCAAATACATGGGTAGGGGCATCCTATACTAACGATGTAAGAGAGATTGCAAGTACTGTTTTTGCTGTTGATAAAAGAGTGTTTAAATTGTATGATCCTCGACCTATCAATATTAGTACATTTTATAAGTATGTTAGTTGGACTGGTTATTTGGCAACACGTATTGTACCGAAGACAGAAAGTATTTTTGAACTTTCGCGATCAGCCATTGAGCCTAAATTTGATTACGCTTACAATCTAAACGGAAGACTGTATTCTAATTATGTTATGACTACAGCCATGCTTTCATTGGCTTGGAACCCTTTTAGTGATTATATGCAGACTCCAACAGGACGAATCGAAATTGAAAAGAGGTTTCCAAAGTTTACAATACAATACACACAATCGTTGCCCAAAGTAGCAGAAAATGATTTTAATTTCTCCAAAATAGACTTTAAAACAGAATATGAGAAAAAATATTTGAACGGACAAAAAACGAGTTTGCTCTTGCAAGGAGGGTATGCAATGGGAGACGTGCCTATTACTCATTTGTATAATACCTCGCCGAATAATATCACCAAAGAAACAATGATTCAGAGGGTGACATTTGCTGGTAGAAACAGTTTTGAAACGATGTTTTTTAATGAGTTCTTTTCAAGTGAATATGCGATTTTTCAAGTTAAGCATGGTTTTAACCGATTTAAAATAATTAAAAAAGTAAGACCATCGTTAGTGTTGGTTTCGCGTATGGCATGGGGTGATATGAAAAACCCAGAGCAACACGTTGGGATTGATTATAAAACATTAAATAAAGGTTTTTTTGAATCGGGTGTAGAAATTAACCAGATTTTCAGTGGTTTGGGATTAAGCGGGTTCTATCGTTATGGGCCTAACCAGTTGCCAAGATTCGAAGACAATATAGCTGTTAAGTTGAGCTTTGTACTTAATTTAGGTATCTAGATAAAAAAAATCCCATTCAACTGAATGGGATTTTTTTATCTATTAGGGTTTAAGAATTAAAACGGATGGTGTATTATTAAGCCATGTGCTTTGAGATTCGATTAGTTTTTTCCAACTGTCTAAACTAATAATCATTAAATCCTGACTCTCTAAAAACTCTTTTTTAATAGTTCGATCATGCATTAGCATAATATGATTGGGTGCTATTTGTTCAATAGATCGGATAGATTCCTGCATATCACGGGTATTCTTTAATTCACCACTTGCATCCAAAATGGTAATTTGTGAGCCATTATTATTAATTAATTTTTTAGCATATTCAATAAGAAAAGCATCTTCTTTGCTGAAAATAGGCATGAAAACCTGATTTATTTCCTCTAGTTCCTTATTTATAAAAATTCCGACAGGCATTTTACTCTTAGTGATAACATGCCTTGTTCTTTCGTCAAAAGGAGAGTTTTCGAACAAACCTTCCTTTCCTGTGAATTTATCGATTAAACGGTCTGGATTTACTATTCTAGTTGTGAATCCAAGTATCTTACCTAATAAAGTTCCTTCAAAAATAGATTGTCCTAAACTAACCAATAATAAATCGTATTCGCCTTGATTTGCTGTTTCGGTTATATCGGCATCAATATCATTAGATAATTTAAAAAGACTAATCATATTTTGATTTAAGTTTTCAGATTCAGAAATGATAGGCAAAAGCATTTCTCTTTCATGATCTTTCACTTCAAATGGATGTAACTCTGAGCTTAATGATAAATGTAATGCGGTTACAATAGTGTTGTCTGGTTGTTTTTTAGTTAAGCTATTTGCAATTCGTAATAGTGTTTTTCCTTTCTCAGGAGTCTCAAACGAAAATAAGATTTTGTATTTGCTTTTGTTGCCTATTTCTTCTGGAATAATAGTTTTTTTCTCTTTAAAAATAAAATTGATAAAATCTAAAGCGGGTCCAGTCATAAAGGTGGTAACTAATGCCATAATCACCATCATGGTAAAAATCTCAGTAGATAAAACACCTAAATCATATCCTATGTTTAAAACAACCAACTCCATTAAACCACGGGTATTCATTAAAGCTCCGATGGCCAAACTATCTTTCCAGCTTTGCCCCATGAATTTGGCAGCAAACGCACTTCCGAAGAATTTTCCAACTACTGCTACTGCAATAATTACTCCAGTAACTTTCCATAAATAAGGGTCGTTCAGTAAGCCTATTTGAGTACGTAATCCTGTAAAAACGAAGAATAAAGGAAGTAAAAGTATAACAGATACATCTTCTACTTTTTCGATAAAAATATTACGGAATTTATGGTTTTGAGGCATAATAGCTCCTGCTAAAAAAGCACCAAACAAAGCATGAATTCCTATTAGTTCAGATGCATAAGAAG encodes:
- a CDS encoding DUF3098 domain-containing protein, translating into MKNKEEQNKKEFLFDKVNYKILLIGIGVIALGFILMAGGGSNDPNVFNEAIFNFRRIRLAPTTVLIGFGITIYAILKNPKKA
- a CDS encoding DUF2268 domain-containing putative Zn-dependent protease (predicted Zn-dependent protease with a strongly conserved HExxH motif), encoding MKNLFQMVFLILTMSCYCQIKNQKIVSTDIDNFWNAYEKIISTNDSVKQYNFLKELYIDKGTLGLKSLIEVRNYTSKDFINAINKYPKFWNSLKLNTLNCENLYPEIEADINKLKEAYSSLKPATIYFSIGAFRTNGTVREDQILIGSELSLADETTIIDELPQWRQSFYKEYNPRKNIALLCTHEYIHTQQKELVEKLLSMCLYEGVAEFISCKVTGKETNTPAIAYGKNNQNKVIEQFISDLYIVTNNYNWLWGENKNTLKVRDLGYYVGYEICERYYNLSKDKVKAIKDLIELDYNDEKEVERIVDATKLFPERLEKLKRNYEKMQPTVVAISPFKNGSKKVKYGLTEITITFSESLNGYNTGLDFGPLGKEFCPKIEAEKTWTEDFKSWTFKVDLKPNQKYQILITDSFRKQNGIRLKPYLMEFQTGE
- a CDS encoding TonB-dependent receptor plug domain-containing protein — its product is MKLKILTFLLFPLIGLCQQNNSVATDSVKNANMFMLGEVVIINNKTKDTLNRVTTKKMESQNKMNVSQALNMLPGVSLTTSGPRNESMVSIRGFDLRQVPVYMDGIPVYVPYDGYVDLARFTTFDLAAIDVSKGFSSVLYGPNSLGGAINLISRKPSKILEYDGSFGMINSNGYKGNINLGSNFGKFYVQGGYSYLHRDSFRMSSNYVSSKNEDGGKRDNSYQTDQKISFKVGWTPTEKSEYAIGYINQKGEKGSPVYTGNDILNALYAKPRYWQWPNWDKESYYFISNSKFDDKNGFKARVYYDRFKNKLDSYDDNSYSAQTKPYAFQSNYNDYTYGGNLEYHTQIIPKNDFKIAFHFKEDVHRENNLGEPVRNFTDNTILIGIEDVYKISNKLTLVPGVSYNIRKNKEAEDYNSTTKVISDYPTAEASDAFNAQIGVFYMLNENQKLGATVSQKTRFATIKDRYSYRMGTAIPNPDLKPEKVVNYEINYTTNLFSKITFQTALFYSNLTDAILNVSNVAPGKSQMQNFGKAEYMGVEAQVNYSILQNLSLNVNYTYIERNNLTDPTIHFTDVPNTKVMGILEYQPIKLLKLIVNSEFNSSRISTSYGTRVSDYTLLNMYGSGKIAKNFSIDAGVNNIFDKNYSLVEGYPEEGRNFFVTLRFFNSK
- a CDS encoding undecaprenyl-diphosphate phosphatase → MNTLQAIVLAIIEGITEFLPVSSTGHMIIASSFFGIAHDDFTKLFTIVIQLGAILSVVVLYFKRFFQTLDFYFKLLVAFIPAVVLGLLLSDFIDGLLENPVTVAISLLIGGLILLKVDEWFNKPNTAETSQEISYLQAFKIGLFQCLAMIPGVSRSGASIVGGMSQKLSRTTAAEFSFFLAVPTMFGATAKKCYDYYKAGFELSHDQVNLLIIGNIVAFIVALLAIKTFIGFLTKNGFKVFGYYRIIAGIVLLLIHFFIHPLTII
- a CDS encoding molybdopterin-dependent oxidoreductase; the encoded protein is MKVQTYILVLFIALTCSMCNTSKKEDVVATEKNTAMGKESCSSPLTVADSLKLVNHQIEVKGEVEFPLQLIVDSLRKMKVATISDFKVICQSGGVKKDDKTAKGVLLKDILEKAKIKQSGHKDRNFYIVARASDGYMATFSWAEIFNNPTGENVYVLFEENGKPVRNGEMIIICKNDIKTGPRHVSWLKSIEVYKVK
- a CDS encoding thioredoxin family protein produces the protein MQKSITNALSNSYSYIEYRKLVTDLLAEGKSTGSEQSVDLTHYSSLNETRMNRLEKTIKITETTISKLQNLHRDYIWLVISEGWCGDAAQLLPIIYKMAAASNDKIELKIVLRDENPDLMNLFLTNGGKAIPKLIIIDKEKLEVLADWGPRPKGASELVNNYKKEFGAFDETVKTNLQLWYLHDKGISTQNEIMEIMGNR
- a CDS encoding cell division protein FtsX encodes the protein MSSNFDKFQKRRLISSYFSVVLSVFLVLFLLGVLGLFIINSKKLADDFKEKIAMTVFFKNEANDSIIKAFNAELKRAPFARSFVYVTKEEAAKQHTDIIGEDFLTFLGENPLLNSYDIHLKADYVVKDSIAKIEGRLRKNVMISDIVYDKQLVNLVNDNIKKVSMWILIVSGFLTVIAVLLINSSLRLSIHSNRFIIKTMQMVGATKSFIRKPFVMRSIKLGLIGAGLAIVALVGLLIYVDTNFPGLGILEDKALIGLVLLTVLGIGILITWLSTHFATQRFLNLRTDDLY
- the truB gene encoding tRNA pseudouridine(55) synthase TruB, producing the protein MTPEDFLNGQILLIDKPLNWSSFQAVNKLKYALINKVGLPKKFKIGHAGTLDPLATGLLLICTGKFTKRIAELQGQAKEYTGTFFIGATTPSYDLETEIDQTFPTEHIDEVLIHETVKQFLGEIDQKPPIYSAIKKDGVRLYEHARAGETVEIASRKTTIHEFEITRIALPEIDFRVVCSKGTYIRSLAFDFGKAMNSGSHLTALRRTKIGDYDVKNATDVTLFEESL